In a genomic window of Bombina bombina isolate aBomBom1 chromosome 8, aBomBom1.pri, whole genome shotgun sequence:
- the LOC128638047 gene encoding urotensin-2 receptor-like, with amino-acid sequence MEMSHQAFLEHYSRNASSNTSNPITFSMDDIIATSAIGILLSLMCVAGVVGNFYTLVVMCLSMTSFSSMYIHIINLALADLLYLSTIPFIVHNSFVKDWYFGEVGCRVLLSLDLLTMHASIFILTVMSTERYIAVTKPFDTVRRSRGYRKSVACAIWVISFLLTLPMMLMIHQEERILDNGSLGKLCTPTWSDEQYKIYLTVLFTTSILAPGVIIGYLYIKLARAYWISQTKSLLNKELQRSPKQRVILMIFIIVLAFWACFLPFWLWQLVPLYSHEELRVSFQTEIYVNHLVTCLTYGNSCINPFLYTLLSRNYKEYLRNRQKGTNGSLCLKSGAVSGGNPARRSLSAGSQNCTETITVSNMRGAYESSKI; translated from the coding sequence atggaaatgTCACATCAAGCTTTCTTGGAACATTACTCTAGAAATGCATCTAGCAACACCTCTAACCCAATAACATTTTCTATGGATGATATTATTGCAACATCTGCCATTGGCATTCTGCTGTCATTAATGTGCGTAGCTGGCGTTGTGGGCAATTTCTATACACTGGTAGTAATGTGTCTCTCCATGACAAGTTTTAGctcaatgtatattcatataattaaCTTGGCATTGGCTGACCTCCTTTATCTCTCAACCATCCCATTCATTGTACACAATAGCTTTGTTAAAGATTGGTATTTTGGAGAAGTTGGTTGTAGGGTACTTCTGAGCCTGGACCTTTTGACTATGCATGCCAGCATCTTCATCTTAACTGTAATGAGTACAGAAAGATATATTGCCGTAACCAAACCATTTGATACTGTCCGGAGGTCAAGAGGTTACCGTAAAAGTGTTGCCTGTGCCATTTGGGTGATTTCTTTCCTTCTCACTTTGCCCATGATGCTTATGATACATCAAGAGGAAAGGATTTTGGATAATGGGAGCCTCGGGAAGTTGTGTACACCCACCTGGAGTGATGAGCAATATAAGATTTATCTCACTGTGTTGTTTACTACCAGCATTCTTGCCCCTGGAGTCATCATTGGCTATTTGTACATTAAATTGGCAAGAGCTTACTGGATTTCCCAGACCAAAAGCCTCCTTAACAAGGAACTTCAGCGCTCCCCAAAACAACGAGTCATATTAATGATTTTCATTATTGTACTTGCCTTTTGGGCCTGCTTTCTACCCTTCTGGCTTTGGCAGCTAGTGCCACTCTATAGTCATGAAGAGCTTAGAGTATCATTCCAGACAGAAATCTACGTCAACCACCTTGTCACTTGCCTCACCTATGGCAACAGCTGCATCAATCCCTTCTTGTACACTTTGCTTTCCAGAAACTATAAGGAATACTTACGCAATAGGCAGAAAGGAACAAACGGATCCCTGTGCCTCAAGAGTGGGGCGGTATCTGGTGGAAATCCAGCAAGGAGGTCATTGTCGGCTGGGAGTCAGAATTGTACAGAGACCATTACAGTTAGCAACATGAGAGGTGCCTATGAGAgcagcaaaatataa